AGAAGATACAAAGGAAATAACGGCATAAACTTTTGTTTTGCAAAAGATTAACAGTGGCTTACCATGGCTGGAACTCGGCAGACAACTTCAGTTCCGATGGATAATGCAGCAGTTGTTGATGCAAAACCCTTGCGCACATTGACTCCCATGTTCCCTGCGGCACTTGGTCTGCACACTTTCACTGCTAAAGAAAACTCATCTTCGATTGTCTGTATTACCCCGTTTGGACCATATGCTGGGGGCACTGAACAGGCAATGCCTGCTAGTATTCCACCAATGTTTGCATCACCGGCTGCCCCTGCAGACCCCAACCAGAGGCAGCCATATGCTGTTCACTTGAATGGAGCTGCTCCTGCTAACGGTACAGCAAACAACACAGGGGCCATCCCTGATTTGCAAATAGCTGTGGCAGGTACAGTGGAATCTGCTAAGAGGAAGAGGGGCAGACCCAAGCGCGTGCAAGATTCTTCTGTTCCTTCAGCTCATTTGGTTCCTTCAGCTCCAGGAGGTAACATCACTGCTGTCCAGACGCCTCCTTCAGCAACCACAGATGAATCTGGTAAGAAGAAGAGGGGACGGCCCAAGCGGGTACAAGATGTACCTGTCCTGTCAACTCCTTCAGCTCCTCAGGTAGATAGTACAGTTTTTCAGACACCTGCTTCTGCTGTAAATGAATCTGTTACGAGGAAAAGGGGACGACCCAGGCGTGTACAGGATGGTGCAGATACTTCAGCTCCTCCAATTCAATCAAAATATAATGAGCCTGTTTTGCAGACACCTTCTGCTGTCACCTTACCAGAAGATGGTAAGAGGAAGAGAGGGCGGCCAAAGCGTGTGCCTGATGGTGCACTGATTCCTTTAAGTCACTCAGGTGTTTCGATAGATGATGACAGTGGTGAAATAATAACAGGGAAACGTGGACGGCCTAGGAAAATTGATGTCAATCTTCTGAATCTGCCATCTTTGTTTTCAGATGATCCTAGGGAATCTGTTGATAATGTACTCATGATGTTTGATGCACTGCGGCGGAGGCTCATGCAGTTGGATGAGGTGAAGCAAGGAGCAAAGCAGCAACATAACTTAAAGGCCGGGAGTATCATGATGAGTGCTGAACTTCGTGCAAATAAGAACAAGAGGATTGGAGAGGTTCCAGGTGTCGAGGTTGGTGATATGTTCTACTTCAGAATAGAGATGTGTCTGGTTGGACTGAATAGTCAGAGCATGTCTGGGATTGATTACATGTCTGCTAAGTTTGGTAATGAGGAGGATCCTGTGGCTATCAGTATCGTGTCAGCTGGTGTGTATGAGAATACCGAAGATGACCCAGATGTGCTGGTTTACACTGGACAGGGCATGTCTGGAAAGGATGACCAAAAGCTTGAAAGAGGTAATCTTGCACTTGAAAGGAGTTTGCATAGAGGTAATCAAATCAGAGTTGTTCGTAGTGTAA
The nucleotide sequence above comes from Oryza glaberrima chromosome 11, OglaRS2, whole genome shotgun sequence. Encoded proteins:
- the LOC127754458 gene encoding histone-lysine N-methyltransferase, H3 lysine-9 specific SUVH1-like → MAGTRQTTSVPMDNAAVVDAKPLRTLTPMFPAALGLHTFTAKENSSSIVCITPFGPYAGGTEQAMPASIPPMFASPAAPADPNQRQPYAVHLNGAAPANGTANNTGAIPDLQIAVAGTVESAKRKRGRPKRVQDSSVPSAHLVPSAPGGNITAVQTPPSATTDESGKKKRGRPKRVQDVPVLSTPSAPQVDSTVFQTPASAVNESVTRKRGRPRRVQDGADTSAPPIQSKYNEPVLQTPSAVTLPEDGKRKRGRPKRVPDGALIPLSHSGVSIDDDSGEIITGKRGRPRKIDVNLLNLPSLFSDDPRESVDNVLMMFDALRRRLMQLDEVKQGAKQQHNLKAGSIMMSAELRANKNKRIGEVPGVEVGDMFYFRIEMCLVGLNSQSMSGIDYMSAKFGNEEDPVAISIVSAGVYENTEDDPDVLVYTGQGMSGKDDQKLERGNLALERSLHRGNQIRVVRSVRDLTCPTGKIYIYDGLYKIREAWVEKGKTGFNVFKHKLLREPGQPDGIAVWKKTEKWRENPSSRDHVILRDISYGAESKPVCLVNEVDDEKGPSHFNYTTKLNYRNSLSSMRKMQGCNCASVCLPGDNNCSCTHRNAGDLPYSASGILVSRMPMLYECNDSCTCSHNCRNRVVQKGSQIHFEVFKTGDRGWGLRSWDPIRAGTFICEYAGEVIDRNSIIGEDDYIFETPSSEQNLRWNYAPELLGEPSLSDSSETPKQLPIIISAKRTGNIARFMNHSCSPNVFWQPVLYDHGDEGYPHIAFFAIKHIPPMTELTYDYGQSQGNVQLGINSGCRKSKNCLCWSRKCRGSFG